The window GTCGCCCGCTACCCCTCGTGATCATGGGCGTCGTGCACACACCCCGCCGTGATCATGGGCGTCGTGCGCAGCAGGTGCGCACGACGCCCATGATCACGGACGGTGGGTGGGTCAGCCGGCGACGCGGATGAGCTTCTTGTTGACGAACTCGTCAGCGGCCAGCGTGCCCATCTCCCGGGACGTGCCGCTGCGCTTCACGCCGCCGAACGGCAGCTCGGGACCGTCGGCGAGCACGCAGTTCACGAACACCATGCCCGCCTCGATCTTGTCGGCCACCCGCTCGGCCTGCGCTGCGTCGGTGGTGAAGACGTAGGAGCCCAGGCCGTAGGCGGTGTCGTTGGCGAGCTCCACGGCGTCGTCCTCGTCGGCGACGCGGTACACCACGGCCACCGGGCCGAAGAGCTCCTCGGAGTAGGCGGGGTTGCCGGGCACCACGTCGGTGAGCACGGTCGGGGCGTAGAAGGCGCCGTCACGGGTGCCGCCGGTGACCAGGGTCGCCCCGGCCGCCACGGCGCGGTCCACCTGGTCGGCCAGGCGCTCGGCGGCCGCCAGCGAGCTCAGCGGGCCCAGGTCGGTGCCGTCGGCGAACGGGTCCCCCGTGGTCGCCGCGGCCATCTTCGCGGTGAGCTTCTCGACGAACGGCTCGTAGAGGTCGTCCACCACGATGAACCGCTTGGCGGCGTTGCAGGACTGGCCGGTGTTGTCCAGGCGCGCGGCCACCGCGGACTCCACCACGGAGTCGAGGTCGTCGGTGGACAGCAGCACGAACGGGTCGGAGCCGCCCAGCTCGAGGGCGACCTTCTTGAGGTGGCGCCCGGCGATCTCGGCCACGGCAGCGCCGGCGCGCTCGGAGCCGGTCAGCGAGACCCCGGCGACGCGCGGGTCGCCGATGACCGCGGCGGCCTGGTCGTTGGACAGGCGCACGTTGACGTAGGCGCCGTGCGGGACGCCGAGCTCGGCCCCGGCGTCGTCGAAGGCCTTCTGGATCAGCTCGGCCGAGACCGGGCACTGCGGGGCGTGCTTGAGGAGGATCGTGTTGCCCACCACGAGGTTCGGGCCGGCGAACCGGGCGACCTGGTAGTAGGGGAAGTTCCACGGCATGATCCCGAGCAGCGGGCCCAGCGAGGCGCGGCGCACCACGGCGGTGCCCTCACCGGACAGCAGGTCGATGGGCTGGTCGGCGGTGAGCTGCTCGGCGCGGTCGGCGTAGTACTCGTAGATGTCCGCGGCGAAGTCGACCTCGCCGAGCGCGGCCTCCTTGGGCTTGCCCATCTCGCGCACGATCGCGTCGGCGAGCTCCTCGCGGCGCTCCCGGTGCAGCGCGGCGACGCGGCGCACCAGCTCGCCGCGCTGAGCGGCGGTGGCCGAGCGCGACCAGCCGCGGTGCGCGTCGGTGGCGGCGGCGATGGCCGCCTCGACCTCGGCGTCGGTGGCGGTCGGGTAGGAGTCCAGCTCCTCGCCGGTGGCGGGGTTGACGACCCGGTACTCGCTGGCGGTGCTCATGCGTGCTCCCTGTCGGTTCGGTCTGGGCTGAGGTCTGGGCTGAGGGGTGAGCGGAGGTCCGCGGTGCTGTCGCTGCGGCGCAGCGTCTCAGAGCGGAAGAAGGCGGGTGACACCAGGCGCTGCGCGACCATGAGGACGGCGCCCGCGCCGATCACGCCGACCCCCAGGACGAAGACGAGCCCCACCCCGCCGACGGAGGAGCCGCTGCCGTAGTCGGGATCGGTGCTGTCCACCAGGGTGGTCACGAACAGCGCGGCCAGCACGACGCCGCCGACCAGCGGGCAGACCAGCGTCAGCAGCGCCGACCGCACCGAGGTCCACCACTGCCGCCGGAAGTACCAGACGCAGGCGAAGGCCGTGGTGCCGTAGTAGAAGCAGATCATCATGCCCAGCGCGGTGATGGTGTCCCACAGGACGTTCTCGCTGACCACCCGCATCACGGCGTAGAAGGCGGAGGCGACCACCGCGGCGGCCACCGTCGCGTTGCCGGGTGTGAAGAAGCGCGGGTGGACGCGCGCGAACCACGCCGGCAGCGCGCCGTAGTGGCCCATCGCGAGCAGCGTGCGGGCCGGTGAGACGAACGTCGACTGCAGCGAGGACGCCGAGCTGGTGAGCACCGCCAGCGACACCAGCGCCGCCAGCGGCCCGAGCACCGGACCGGCGAGGGCGAAGAAGGCGTTGTCCTGGATCTCGGGGTTGCCCAGGCCGTGCCCGCTCTCCCCGGTGCCGGCGAACGCCAGCAGCGAGACCGCCAGCAGCAGGTACACGCTGAGGATGACCACCACGGTCGCCGTGGCGGCCCGGCCCGGCGTGCGGTCGGGGTCCTTCGTCTCCTCGTTCATGGTCAGGGTGACGTCCCAGCCCCAGAAGATGAAGATCGACAGGGACAGCCCCGCGGCGAGCGCGGCGGTGCTCGGCACGGCGGTGGGGTCGAACCACTCCGGCGACGGCGTCGCGCTGCCCGCCTCGCCGGTGGTCGCCCGGTAGAGCGCCACGCCCGCGAACAGCACCAGCACGAGCAGCTGGAACCCCACCAGGGCGTACTGCACCCGCTGCGTGGTCTGCATGTCGCGGTAGGCGACCGCGGTCGCCGCGGCCATGAACGCCAGGCAGACCAGCACGTTGACGACGGCGTTCGAGGCGAGGTCGGCCAGCCCCGCGTTCCCGGTGAGCTGCGCGAGCAGCAGGAAGAGGAAGTCCACGGCGATGCCGGCGAGGTTGGACAGCACCAGCACGGTCGCGGCCACCAGGCCCCAGCCCGCCATCCACCCGACCCACGGCCCGAAGGCCCGGGTGGCCCAGGTGAAGGTGGTGCCGGAGTCGGGCATCGCGCGGTTCAGCTCGCGGTACCCCAGCGCCACCAGCAGCATCGGCACGAAGCCCACGAGCACGAGCGCCGGGACCTGGTACCCGACCTCGGAGACGGTCGGGCCGAGGGCCGCGGTCATCGTGTAGGCGGGCGCGATGCACGACAGCCCGATGACCACCGCGCCGACCAGGCCGACGGTCCCGGCGCCCAGGCCCTTGCTGGACAGGTCTCCGGTGGGTCGCTCGGCCTGCTGGGCGCTCACGGACGGCCTCCCTGGGGGCGGGTGCGGGGGACGACGACGACGGGGACGGGCACCGCGCGCAGCAGCCTGGCGGCCGTGGCGCCCAGGAACAAGCGGTGGGGTGCGGCGAGCCGGCTGGAGCCGACCACCACCACCTCCCCCGGCAGCCAGTCCAGGTCGCGGACGGCATCGGCGACGTCGCGCCCGCGGACGAGGAGCGCGTCGTCGACGAGCCCGTCCGGCAGGGCCGCGCGGGCCTCCTCGAGCACGCTCCGCAGGTGCGCGTCGGCCGCGTCCGCGGCGACCACGCGGTCCAGGTGCCCGGGCAGGTCGAGCACCTGCAGCGACACCAGCCGCAGCGGGGCGCCCCCGGCCCGCGCCAGGGCGAGGGCCTCCTCGAGCAGCACGTCAGCGCCGGGACGCGTGCCGACGGCGACGGTGACGCGGCTCAGCGCGGGACCTCCGTCGTCGGCGGCTCCGTCGTCGGCTCCGTCGTCGGCTCCGTCGTCGTCCTCAGCGGTCACCGGGACGACGACGACCGGCAGGTCCGCGCTGTGCAGCAGCTCGCTGGCCGCCGTGCCGACGCCGATCCGGCCGAGCCCGCGCTCGGCGCCGGACCCCACCACCACCAGCGACGCGGCCAGCTCGCGCGCGGCCTCCAGCAGCCCCTCGGCCGCCGACTCCGCCCGGCGCACGTGGCGGCCGATCGGGACCTCCGGCGGCACCAGCGCGGCAGCCTCGTCCAGCCACGCGTCGGCGCTGGAGCGCAGCAGCGCCTCGTAGCCGGCATCCGGGGGCACCACGGCGCCGCGGCCGGTGTCGGGCAGCACCATGACGAGGTGCAGCTCGCCTCCGACGGCGCGGACCAGCCGGGCAGCCGCGCGGACGGCGGCGCGGCCGGCCTCCGTGGCGGTGCACCCGACCACGGTGCGGCGCACCGGCTCGCCCACGGGACTGCTGCTCATGGGGCTGCTCACCGGACTGCTCACCGGGAGGCGCCGACGGGAGCGGGCAGCTCGGCGGCGATCCGCTCGGCCACGAGGTGCCCCATGCGGATGGCCCCGTCGACGTGCTGGTACCCGAGGCCCGCCAGGTCCGAGCACGCGAAGCTGATCGGCCCGACCGGGGTGCGCAGGTCAGGGCCGTACCGGCGCAGCCCGCCGAGGTCGAAGCTGGCGGCGTAGGCGCCGCGCGTCCACTCCTCGGCGCCCCAGTCGCTCTCGTAGTAGACGACCGGGTGCTCGGCCCGCTCGCCGTAGTAGGCGGCCAGGGAGCCCAGGACCCGCTCGCGCCGCTCCTCGGCGGACAGGGCGAAGACCTCGTCGGCCCGGGCGTCGGAGACGAAGCCGACCAGGGTGCCGCGGGGGTCGCCGTGGTTGGTGTTGTCGTAGGCCTCGTGGCACAGCTGGTGCGGGCCGAAGGCCGTGCCCGACAGCCCGTCGGCCCGCCAGAACGGCGTCTCGTACACGGCGTGCACCTTGATGACGAAGCCCATCGACAGGTGCTGGTGCATCTGCTGCTGGCGGCGCGGCAGCGGCGGGTCGAAGGTGATCCGCGGCAGCAGCACGGGCGCCAGGGCCAGCACGGCCCGGCGGGCGCGCACGACCACGCCGTCCGCCTCCGCCACCACCCGAGCGCCGTCGTCGTCGCCGTCCTCACCGGCCGACCAGCGCAGGGTGCGGACGGGCCGGCCCAGCAGCACGTCGTCACCGAGCTGCTCGGCGAGGCGCAGCGGCACCTGCTGCAACCCGCCGACCACGCGGCGGTCGAGGATGAAGTCAGGGTCCACGAGGTTCGAGAAGCTGCCGGCGCTGGCGGCCATGAGCAGGGCCTGCAGCACGGAGAAGGCGTGCGCGGGCTTGGTGAGCATGGCGCCGGCCACGAACAGCGCCACCTGCACGCGGGCCTGCTCGTCCTCGGTCTGCTCGGCGAGCCACGCCTCGAAGCTCGTCGCGTCCAGGCGCTCGGCGTCGGGGTGCTCCCACGGCCGGTCCGGGTCGACCTGCGCCACGAGCGCGTCGAGCACCTCCGTGAGGCGGCTGACCTCGGCCTCCGTGCGCGGGTCGCACGGCAGCACCTCGCCGGTGTAGCGGGTGCGCGTGCCGTCGGCGTCCACGAAGACGGAGTCGCCCTCGCGGTAGCGCGCGTGGGTCTCCAGCCCCAGCTCCTCCAGGGTCGCCAGCAGCGCCGTCTGGTCCGGCGAGACCCACTGGCCGCCGATCTCCAGCACCGCCCCGTCGACGACGTCGGTGTGCAGGCGCCCGCCCACGCGGTCGCGCGCCTCCAGCACCACGACGCGCAGGCCCGCGCGGCGCAGGTCCGTCGCCGCGGTCAGACCGGCGGCACCTGCCCCCACGACGACGACGTCGACGTCGCGGACGGTGGTCTGGTCGCTGTGCTGCACGGTGTCCTCCGCGGGGTCGGCCGCGCGCCCGCTGCGAGCGCGCCGCGCGCCGGCGCTCGCGGGGCGTCCGGGACCGGGTCCGCGGGCACCGTGCTGACGACGCCGTCGCGCACTGCCCAGCAGCGTCGTGGAGGGCGGGGAGGCGCGTCCAATGCCTGCTGGCGGCCCGGGGGATGCCTGCGAGGCATGGGGCAGGGCGGCGACCAGGCAGACGACCAGGCAGACGACCGGGCGGACGACGCCCGAGCAGACGACGGAGGCCCGGCCTGACCTCGCGGTCTGACCGGGCCTCCTGCGGTGCCCCCGGCAGGATTCGAACCTGCGCCCCCGCCTCCGGAGGGCGGTGCTCTATCCCCTGAGCTACGGGGGCAGCTGCCGCACTGCTGCGGCCTGGAGAGGATACCAGCGCGGCTGCTCGCCGCTGACGGGGCTCACTCCCCGGCCACGAACTCCCAGTGCCAGGGCTCGTAGGGGCCGCCACCGCCGCGGCGGGCCCAGGACGGGTGGTCCCAGCCGTACTTCGGGGCGTTCTCGATGAGCCAGTCGTAGTGCTCGTCGCTGTTCTGGACGCCGTCGCCGAGGTCCACGGCCAGGCCCCAGCCGTGCTCGCTGGTGCCCGGGACCGCGGCCAGGCCCGGCTTCTTGCGGCGCACCGCCACCTGCGCCGCGTACGAGCGGTAGGAGTCGGTGATGACGATGTCCTTGCCGAAGTGGTCGTGGTAGGCGAGGTTGAGCTCCGCGAAGGCGACGGCCGCGTCGGAGCGCAGCTGGTGGCCGGGGCTCCACAGGTCGCACATCTGGTCGTCGTCGAGGCGCCCGTTCCGGCTGCCGTCGGTGTCGGGGCGGACGCCGCTGCACTGGCCGACCAGCCCCTGGATCGCGGCCCGGTGGTCCGCGGCCGCCTGGTCCGCCGCGTCCTTCGCGGCCTGGAGGCGCTGGGCCTCCTGCTGCTGCTGGAGCGCCGCTGCGTCGGCGGCCGCCTTCGCGGCGCTCGCGCGGTCGGAGGCGGCCTGCACCGCGGCGTCGCGCTCGGAGGCGCGGGACAGGGACAGGGCCTCCGAGGCGCGCCCGGCGACCACGTCGGCGGCCTCCGCGAGGCTGGCGGCCGCCGCGGCCCGCGCGGTGCTCGCCCCCGCGTCCACCGTGGTGCCGGTGGCGGTGTCGGCCTCGGCGCGCAGGTGCGTGCCGACCAGCGGCGCCACG of the Quadrisphaera sp. RL12-1S genome contains:
- a CDS encoding NAD-dependent succinate-semialdehyde dehydrogenase, with protein sequence MSTASEYRVVNPATGEELDSYPTATDAEVEAAIAAATDAHRGWSRSATAAQRGELVRRVAALHRERREELADAIVREMGKPKEAALGEVDFAADIYEYYADRAEQLTADQPIDLLSGEGTAVVRRASLGPLLGIMPWNFPYYQVARFAGPNLVVGNTILLKHAPQCPVSAELIQKAFDDAGAELGVPHGAYVNVRLSNDQAAAVIGDPRVAGVSLTGSERAGAAVAEIAGRHLKKVALELGGSDPFVLLSTDDLDSVVESAVAARLDNTGQSCNAAKRFIVVDDLYEPFVEKLTAKMAAATTGDPFADGTDLGPLSSLAAAERLADQVDRAVAAGATLVTGGTRDGAFYAPTVLTDVVPGNPAYSEELFGPVAVVYRVADEDDAVELANDTAYGLGSYVFTTDAAQAERVADKIEAGMVFVNCVLADGPELPFGGVKRSGTSREMGTLAADEFVNKKLIRVAG
- a CDS encoding M15 family metallopeptidase, which gives rise to QPRAAEPARPGSRRALREQAAASAAPLAATAPEPRLPFAAEAAWAPAAPELPTRSDTEVLAQLEALLAEPFVPLSTEPAGPAVPAAPAALDLRTDPLLPDVGWARHRPETAAPAVPAPAPARWSQQPDVLEVPEAPAAPAADPRSAPWTPAIGITPVVLAPAPVAAAVADALLAADAEPATEAFAPRRGRGAHRLPRRVRVALPHAAVVGALGVATLVAPLVGTHLRAEADTATGTTVDAGASTARAAAAASLAEAADVVAGRASEALSLSRASERDAAVQAASDRASAAKAAADAAALQQQQEAQRLQAAKDAADQAAADHRAAIQGLVGQCSGVRPDTDGSRNGRLDDDQMCDLWSPGHQLRSDAAVAFAELNLAYHDHFGKDIVITDSYRSYAAQVAVRRKKPGLAAVPGTSEHGWGLAVDLGDGVQNSDEHYDWLIENAPKYGWDHPSWARRGGGGPYEPWHWEFVAGE
- a CDS encoding APC family permease, coding for MSAQQAERPTGDLSSKGLGAGTVGLVGAVVIGLSCIAPAYTMTAALGPTVSEVGYQVPALVLVGFVPMLLVALGYRELNRAMPDSGTTFTWATRAFGPWVGWMAGWGLVAATVLVLSNLAGIAVDFLFLLLAQLTGNAGLADLASNAVVNVLVCLAFMAAATAVAYRDMQTTQRVQYALVGFQLLVLVLFAGVALYRATTGEAGSATPSPEWFDPTAVPSTAALAAGLSLSIFIFWGWDVTLTMNEETKDPDRTPGRAATATVVVILSVYLLLAVSLLAFAGTGESGHGLGNPEIQDNAFFALAGPVLGPLAALVSLAVLTSSASSLQSTFVSPARTLLAMGHYGALPAWFARVHPRFFTPGNATVAAAVVASAFYAVMRVVSENVLWDTITALGMMICFYYGTTAFACVWYFRRQWWTSVRSALLTLVCPLVGGVVLAALFVTTLVDSTDPDYGSGSSVGGVGLVFVLGVGVIGAGAVLMVAQRLVSPAFFRSETLRRSDSTADLRSPLSPDLSPDRTDREHA
- a CDS encoding universal stress protein; translated protein: MSSSPVGEPVRRTVVGCTATEAGRAAVRAAARLVRAVGGELHLVMVLPDTGRGAVVPPDAGYEALLRSSADAWLDEAAALVPPEVPIGRHVRRAESAAEGLLEAARELAASLVVVGSGAERGLGRIGVGTAASELLHSADLPVVVVPVTAEDDDGADDGADDGAADDGGPALSRVTVAVGTRPGADVLLEEALALARAGGAPLRLVSLQVLDLPGHLDRVVAADAADAHLRSVLEEARAALPDGLVDDALLVRGRDVADAVRDLDWLPGEVVVVGSSRLAAPHRLFLGATAARLLRAVPVPVVVVPRTRPQGGRP
- a CDS encoding flavin monoamine oxidase family protein, translated to MQHSDQTTVRDVDVVVVGAGAAGLTAATDLRRAGLRVVVLEARDRVGGRLHTDVVDGAVLEIGGQWVSPDQTALLATLEELGLETHARYREGDSVFVDADGTRTRYTGEVLPCDPRTEAEVSRLTEVLDALVAQVDPDRPWEHPDAERLDATSFEAWLAEQTEDEQARVQVALFVAGAMLTKPAHAFSVLQALLMAASAGSFSNLVDPDFILDRRVVGGLQQVPLRLAEQLGDDVLLGRPVRTLRWSAGEDGDDDGARVVAEADGVVVRARRAVLALAPVLLPRITFDPPLPRRQQQMHQHLSMGFVIKVHAVYETPFWRADGLSGTAFGPHQLCHEAYDNTNHGDPRGTLVGFVSDARADEVFALSAEERRERVLGSLAAYYGERAEHPVVYYESDWGAEEWTRGAYAASFDLGGLRRYGPDLRTPVGPISFACSDLAGLGYQHVDGAIRMGHLVAERIAAELPAPVGASR